One window of the Eucalyptus grandis isolate ANBG69807.140 chromosome 6, ASM1654582v1, whole genome shotgun sequence genome contains the following:
- the LOC104416788 gene encoding calcium uniporter protein 4, mitochondrial, giving the protein MAFRNALVRRFFDGYRAASPAVTLENSPGPFPSLQALTSLVPAKTGFCREFLTSPESTDRGILRRAPNRSSRALPELLSLPTGDKLREKLRGDGVAVDLRLPEGPSPTSAAAAARGEAYGLTVRDARKILRFYQVEKVKARLRGMPESSISYGEFVRICVEECKEEGRGMEVAKTMDESGNVIVFGNVVLLSPEQVAESMQSLISGSIPVPNDPRREELQQMEARKAAIDVRARGQVRAELYCGLGLTMVQTLAFMRLTFWELSWDVMEPICFFAASLHFVAAYAFFLRTSREPSFEGFFRRRFETKQQKLFEACGFDVQRYRELRAWFGPKTSGNISPIGY; this is encoded by the exons atgGCTTTCCGGAATGCACTAGTAAGGCGCTTCTTCGACGGTTACAGAGCAGCGTCGCCGGCGGTGACTCTGGAGAACTCTCCGGGCCCCTTTCCCTCACTTCAGGCCCTGACTTCCCTAGTTCCCGCCAAAACCGGCTTCTGCCGCGAGTTCCTGACCTCGCCGGAATCCACTGACAGAGGAATTCTGCGGCGGGCGCCGAACCGGTCTTCCAGAGCGCTGCCGGAGCTTCTATCCCTCCCCACCGGCGACAAGCTGAGGGAGAAGCTCCGAGGCGACGGAGTCGCCGTAGATCTCCGCCTGCCCGAAGGGCCCTCACCaacgtcggcggcggcggcggccagaGGCGAGGCGTACGGGCTGACCGTTCGGGATGCGAGGAAGATCCTGAGGTTTTATCAGGTGGAGAAGGTGAAGGCGAGGCTGAGGGGGATGCCGGAGAGCTCGATTTCGTATGGCGAGTTCGTGAGGATCTGCGTGGAGGAGTGCAAGGAGGAAGGTCGAGGGATGGAGGTGGCGAAGACGATGGACGAGTCCGGGAACGTCATCGTCTTCGGAAACGTGGTTCTTCTCAGCCCGGAGCAG GTGGCCGAGTCGATGCAGAGCCTGATCTCCGGATCCATACCCGTCCCAAACGACCCGAGGCGAGAGGAGCTGCAGCAGATGGAGGCCCGAAAGGCCGCGATCGACGTGAGGGCCCGGGGGCAGGTCCGGGCCGAGCTTTACTGCGGGCTGGGCTTGACGATGGTCCAGACCCTCGCGTTCATGAGGCTCACGTTCTGGGAGCTGAGCTGGGACGTGATGGAGCCCATTTGCTTCTTCGCCGCGTCGCTCCACTTCGTGGCCGCGTACGCCTTCTTCCTCAGGACGTCCCGCGAGCCATCCTTCGAAGGTTTCTTCAGGCGCCGGTTCGAGACGAAGCAGCAGAAGCTCTTCGAGGCCTGCGGCTTTGACGTCCAAAGGTATCGCGAGCTTAGGGCGTGGTTCGGGCCTAAGACTTCGGGTAACATTAGCCCAATAGGTTACTGA